GGTCGTCATCCGCAGGTGGCCGGATCCGGGCGGAGCCGCCCGGGTCGCGTACGGGCGCGGTGGATGGCCCGTGCCTGGCTCGCGGTGCTGGTGGCGGTTTCGGCGGCGGGCGCGTGCGCGCGCGTGGTGCAGCTGGCTGGCGGACCGGCCACCGACCTCGCGCTCATCGATCCCGACTCGTCCACGGTCACGTTCGCGATCGATAACCGCAACTGGACGGACGTCGTGGTGTGGCTGGCGCACGACGGGGTGAAGTCGCGGTTGGGGACCATCCGCTCAGCCAACGTCCAGACGTTCCAGGTGCCCACGGCGTGGACCGGCCGCAGCCGCGCCCTGCAGCTCGTGGCCCATTCCATCGGTGCCCCCGACGACTTCACCAGCGAGACGTTCTCCGTCCAACTGGGGCAGACCGTGACCTGGATGCTCCAGGTGGAGCTCTCCCGGTCCAGCCTGTCGATTCGCTAGCCGGGCCGCTACTGGCCGGTGGGCACGCCGCCGGTGGGGTTGCCGGAGCCCACGAACGACGTGCCGCCCAGGGCGCCGCGCAGGACGAGGGCGCCGGCGATGCCGGCCAGGATGGCGAACGTGGTGCGCTGCTTGGAGAGCGCCTTCACGGTCATCGAGTGCACCACGTGCTGGGGGATCTGGACTTCCTCGCCCTTCCAGTCCTGGGAGAGTCCGTCGGTGTTGGTGGTGCTGGCCACGGCCACGGTGACCGAGGCCGGGTCGAAGGAGACTAGGCGGCCGTCGATCTCCTGCACGTATGGTCCGATCTTGCCGGTCAGGGTCTCGGTGCCGACGGCGGTGAGAGTCACCTGCACGTCCTGCCCGACGACCGAGGTCGATGCGTCCACCGGGACGCTGTAGTAGCATCCCGCGCTCGACGCGAGCCCCACGGCGAGGGCTACCGCGATCGGCCCCGTCGTCCACCGCCTTCCTGCCATACGCCATGCCTCCAAAAGAGAAGACCAGGGCGGAGCCCATATGGACTCCGCCCTGGCCGGTAAATCTACCTCGTGTCTACTGCCCGATACACGCGTTGCCGAACGGATCGGTGGCGTTCGCGGGATCGTTGGCGTTCCGGATCGGCTGTTGGCTGGGCGCCGGAATGCTGGTGTTGGTGTTGCGGATGCTCGTGTCGTAGAACAGCCGTGCCGGGATCTTGTTCTGGATGGCGCCCGGCGCGAGCGGCAGGTTGGGATAACAGTTCCGCTTGTAATCGTTCCAGACTTCCATGTTCTGGAAGAGGGCGATGTACTTCTCGTCCAGGATCGCCTGGAGCAGCGGCGCGCCGGTGGTGCCGGCGGGATAGGTGGGCACCACGTAACCCGACGGCGCGAGCGCCTTGGGGAACTGGTACGTGGCGCGTTCCTGGTTGAGCAGCGACAGCGCCATCGTCGGATTGCCCGTCTTGTACGCCGCCTCGGCGCCGATGAGCAGGTTCTCCGCCGCCGTCACGTACTCGGTGGGCGCGTTGCCGTTGCCCTGGACGCCGATCCACGTGTTGTTCAGATCGCTGCGGTCCGCGTTGAAGTAGAGATTGACCCGCGGATCGTTGCGGGGCGTGCCGAACACCGGGTCGGGCGTATTCGTGAGGAAGTTCACGTAGTACGGATCCGGCGCGATGTAGCCCGACCGCTGGACGATGTCGAACTGGTACCAGAGGTTCTGCCCGCCGGAGGCGCCGCTGTACGTGGCCATGTAGTCATCCGACGGCACCTGCATGCCGTTCTGCGTGGCCGCGAGGGCCGCCTGGTACGCCGGCGTCCCGCGCACTTCGGCGGTGTGCATGTAGTACCGGGCCTTGAGCGTGTAGGCCAGCTTCTTCCACTTGGTGGCCGATCCGCTGTACGCCATGTCGACGGTGCCCGGCCCGGCGTTGCTGGGTCCGGTGGCGCTCAGGTTGACGATCGCGCGGCTCAGCAGCGCCTGCAGGCTGTCGTACACCTGCATCTGCGGATCGAGCGCCGGGTTCGGTCCCGAGAAGGCCTTGCTGTACACGATATCGCCGAAGACGTCGGCGCCCGTGCCCATCATCATCGCCTCTTCCACCTGCGTGATGCCGAGCAGCAGCGAGTCGCCCGAGGCGGACGCCATCTGTTCGATGTTGCGGAAGTCGTATAGGGCGCCCACGCCGTACAGCGAGGCGTAGAAGCCGCCCGCCGTGCTCTCGTCGACGCTGTACTGGTAGATGCTCTGGTACTGACGCTGTGCGCCCGCCATCTGGCGCATGAACATCACCGCGTTGCGATCCAGGTCGCTGCCCATCTCGGTCCACAGCTTGGGCTGCGTGGACTCGAACAGCAGCAGCGGGGTGGCGGTGACGACGCGGTTGGGGTCGGTACTCAGCTCCCCACCGGTCAGGAAGTTCCTGCATCCCGCGGGCAGCGCGAGCAGCGCGAGCACCGCGAGTTGCCTGGCAATCCGTCTGGTCATGTGGATGATCTCCGTATGCCGTGTCTACTGTGGCGGGCGTGCGGTCGCGAGAAGGGCGACGGCACGCGCGGCCGCAGCTACCGATTCAGGGTGAGCGAGAGGACGAACGAGCGGATGCCAGGCAGGCCGAAGTAGTCGATGCCCTGCACGAGCACGGCCGCGCCGCCGAGGTTGGCTTCGGGGTCGGTGCCACCGTACTTGGTCCAGGTCTTCAGGTTCTGGCCGGCAAAGTGCACGTCGATCGAGGACAGGCCCAGATCGCGCGACACCCATGGTTCGTCGAGCGTGTACGTCACGCCGAGCTCACGGAGCTTGGCGTACCCGGCCGGCTCCATGAACTGCGCGGAGACGCTGCCGAACCCGCCGCCCTGGCCGGTCCACCAGCTCTGGCCGACCACGAACGACGTCCCGGCGCCCGGACCGGCCACGCGCGGATACTGCTGCGTGAAGTAGTCCTTGCCGTAGGTCACGCTCTGGCCGCGGATGGCCGTGCCGGCCGCCGTGCCGAAGTAGTACAGCGCGCCCTTGGTGCCGTCCCACGCCTGGCCGCCATGCTTGATGTCGAGCAGGCCGTTGAAGCGGAGGTTGCGACCCACGCGCAGCGTCGTGGTGACGCTGCCCGTCCACTTGGCGTTCGGATCGGCGATCACGCGATCGGTGGGATCCACCACCGGGAGGCCGTTGGCCCCGATGTACAGCGCGCCATTGGAATTCGCGCCGCACGCCTGATCGATGTTCACGCCGTTGAGCACCAGCCCGCGTCCGCAGATGGCGAAGTCCTGCCCGCGGAGCACGCCCACCGGATAGCCCTTGGTGACCGTGCCGTAGGCGCCGGAGAAGCTGCCGGCCCCGCGGCTCACGAACTGCACGCCCGAGAGGTCGGCCACCATGTTCTGGTTGTGCGCCCAGTTGATGCCGATGTCCCAGCCGAGGTCCCGATTGTTGATCGGATGGCCGGCCACCGTGAGCTCGGTGCCCTGGTTGTTGATCTGCGCGCCGTTCGTGATCGCGCTGTAGAAGCCCGTGGCGTCGGGCGCCTGGGGCAGGGCAAGGATGAT
This sequence is a window from Gemmatimonadaceae bacterium. Protein-coding genes within it:
- a CDS encoding SusD/RagB family nutrient-binding outer membrane lipoprotein, coding for MTRRIARQLAVLALLALPAGCRNFLTGGELSTDPNRVVTATPLLLFESTQPKLWTEMGSDLDRNAVMFMRQMAGAQRQYQSIYQYSVDESTAGGFYASLYGVGALYDFRNIEQMASASGDSLLLGITQVEEAMMMGTGADVFGDIVYSKAFSGPNPALDPQMQVYDSLQALLSRAIVNLSATGPSNAGPGTVDMAYSGSATKWKKLAYTLKARYYMHTAEVRGTPAYQAALAATQNGMQVPSDDYMATYSGASGGQNLWYQFDIVQRSGYIAPDPYYVNFLTNTPDPVFGTPRNDPRVNLYFNADRSDLNNTWIGVQGNGNAPTEYVTAAENLLIGAEAAYKTGNPTMALSLLNQERATYQFPKALAPSGYVVPTYPAGTTGAPLLQAILDEKYIALFQNMEVWNDYKRNCYPNLPLAPGAIQNKIPARLFYDTSIRNTNTSIPAPSQQPIRNANDPANATDPFGNACIGQ